A segment of the Lolium perenne isolate Kyuss_39 chromosome 3, Kyuss_2.0, whole genome shotgun sequence genome:
CAACTATACTGCAATCCATTTCAGACGAGCTTGTAGCCGGTGACCCAGACGTTCGCCGGCGGCGCCGCGTGGACGTACACGAACACCACGCTCCCGCCGGCGGGCACCGACGGAGCGGCGCCTGGGAGCACGTACCCGTACCGCGCCTTGTCGAGCCCCCACACTGGGCCGTAGAGCTTGGCGATGCCGATGTGCAGCTCGTGCGCAGTCTTGTTCGGGGACCTGTTGGTCACCGTCGCCACGTACCGGCGGTACGTCCGGCCCTTCTCCGTCCATGACCTCGTCGCCTTCTGCTCGATCACCATCAGCGACGCGTGCTTATCTTCTACATCGGCGGCTGCAAGGTGCAACAAGAATCAGTCTCTCGGATTGTGTAGTACTGAATCTCTGTAACTGAACCGAATCAAGAATGTCAGAATGTTTAGTACCAGAAAGTATGGAGGTCTGGTTGTCACGCTCGACTGCTGCGGTAGCAAGCTCTGCACGAAAAGATCGAGACACAAATCAAACGATGCGTCTAGCTAGATAACCTCTGAAAACCTGTGTGCCACACGAACCATCTGAAAGCGACCGCCCAAAccggccgccaccgccgtgtccgGCGGCGAGCCGAGCGAGCACCCCCATGAACGGCGCGCTGTTGTAGGTAGTCGCCTCGGTCTGCTCGTAGTTGTTCCTCTCGTCCGAGAAGTTGTCGTGCTCGTCGGGCCCGCCGACGATGGCGCCGTCGAGCAGGTTCGGGTTGCTACCCTTGCGGCCGTACCAGCTCGAGTACCCGTCGTGGCAGCTCACGAAGGCCGGGTTGGACTTGACGGACACGATGGACGCGCCGCGGTGGTGCGCCTCCCGCGGGTAAACGTTGCCGTACCCGACCATGTAGCTCGTCCCCCTCGGGTTGCTGCCTAGGATGTAGTCCACCTGGGACTTGGCGAACGCCAGGAGCTCGGACGGCGCCGCCGACCCGGACGAGCACTGCACATGCGCGGAGGCGAGGCTGTCCGAGTAGGCCGCGAGCAGGAACGAGGCGCTGGTGACGAACTGGAGGTTGTTCCACTTCTGGTGGTACATCAGCCCGCCGGGCGTGCGCTGGACGTCGCCGGAGCCCCACTGCTTCCCGAGGCAGGAGCAGGCGAAGAAGTCGGCCTTCTGCCGGTACCGCCGCAGCACGGCGGCGTGCGCGCCGGCTTTGCCCTGCAGCAGGATCTTGGCGGCCAGGACCTGCACGCCGGGGTACTTGATGTCCCACCCGAACTCGCTGGTGGACCAGCCCGTGCCGCCCAGCGCGTCGGCGTGGTTGGCCAGGTAGTCAAGGTACTGCCCCTCGCCCGTCGCGTGGAACAGCCACGCCGCCGCCCACAGCAGCTCGTCCTAAAAAGTTCGCCAGATCAACTCAAATGCGATGCCAAATGTGCATGGAGGAGTGAGTGTCAATCTTGTCGATCAGAGATCAGCTTACCCCGTATCCGCTGATCGACCCGTAGTAGTTCCTCGCGACGGGGATGCTGGCGTCGTACCTTCCCCGGTACTTGTCGGCGAAGTCAAACAGCTGCTTGGAGTGCTGCAGGAGCTGGTTTGCGTAGCCGGGGTTGGAGCGGCGGAACACCAGCGACGCCGCGGCCATTGCGGCCGCGGTCTCTCCGGCCAGGTCGGACCCCGGGTGCTGGGTGTCGAGGCGGTACGCCTGACGGCTCGTCGTCATGTCCTCCGGCCGCTGCCAGCAGTTGTGGTCCGTGTCGCCGTCCCCCACCTTCACAACAATCCGACGTGTCAACATACCAACAAATGTACATTTGGCTAGTCAGCTACCGACTACCTGTAGTACCGAACTCCATCGGGTGCTTCGAATTACGAACCTCTCCGTAGAGCACGTTGGGCTCCGGGTGCGCCTTGACGAAGTAGTCGGTGCCCcacttgatggcctccatggcgtgGCCGAGCTCGCCGGCCGCCCCCATCTGCTCGCCGTACTCCAGGACGCTCCACGACATCATGGTCACCGTGAACGCCATCGGCAGCCCAAACTTGACGTTGTCGCCGGCATCGTAGTAGCCACCCGTAAGATCCACCTGAAAGGAGCGCAACAGAAGTTGACTAGTTAAGAAATGAACATTTTCACCTAGATTTGCAATGTGCATTGCACATTACCCCGTTGGCCTTCCCGTCGAGGAGGCCGGAGTTGGCCCTCCATGAAATTCTCTGGTTGCCGGGGAGGACACCGGACCGCTGCGCCTCAAGGAAGAGGATGCTCTTGCTCAGCGCCTTGCCGTAGTCCATGGCGCTGCCATCACAGTACGAAACCTGTGCCATGGCAGCAAGCACCAAAATGGCGAGGAGACCCATGCCCACAAAGCGTGCTAGCTCCTGCTCTGGCTACGGCTGGCTGGTTGAGGTGAAGAAGCTAGCCGAAAAGGGAATGCCACAGTGTGTGTTGCTTTGGATGCTGGCTCTGAAGCTCATGGGCTGATATTTATAGTGCCACAATGTGTGTCGGGGGAAGGGGAAGAGGTCAAGACTCAAGAGAATTGGCGATCCAAAGGGGGGATTTTGACAAAAATAACCTTTTTAGCAAATAAAAGCACGGAATAACCATCTGGCCAAACTATTTTATTAGACTAACAGACTACTGAGGAGTGCGAGATTGTTTGGGACAATAGCTAAAGCTGAAAATGCTAGCTCACCGATGCGGAATTTCGTTAAGGTATGGTTACCAACTTTGAAGGTAACCTATTGCATTTGGTGACTTTCTAACCCTGAATTCCATGACACAGCGCATTGCACCGAAGTTGCGGCGCTTAGGAAACTTGCTAGGTTACCGCGATGACAAAATTGCTACACCATCGCCCTCGCATTCTGAAGACGAACATCACGGTTCGGAGGTATGGACTCTTTTGTTGCCGTAAAACATGTGCTTAGTACTTTCAATTTTTTTCTGACCATCTGTTCATGTTTTGCAAGATTCCTGACGACACCATTTTGAGTCAAGCCAAGGAGCAACCGCATGCTGCACTGTCTGCTTATTTGTTGAAGCCTAGGGGGAAGGGTCCGAACCGTTACACACCGGAAGATTATGTGAATCGAGAAAAGAAGGTTGTGGTTGAGTCCGACGAGGAGCCGCCGTAGAGGTCagctttgaggaggatgaggaacaATGAGCCGtcatcttcagaggaggaggaggaggaagagcgatcgccgccgccgccacggacAGCCTTCCGAAAGCAGCCCGCGAGGAGGGGACGTAGATCTTAGTGTTGTCGGAACTCCATCTTAGATGAAATTGCTATGTGTTGTGTGAACTCTATCTTAGATGAACTCTAGCTATGTCATTT
Coding sequences within it:
- the LOC139838452 gene encoding endoglucanase 2-like, with the translated sequence MGLLAILVLAAMAQVSYCDGSAMDYGKALSKSILFLEAQRSGVLPGNQRISWRANSGLLDGKANGVDLTGGYYDAGDNVKFGLPMAFTVTMMSWSVLEYGEQMGAAGELGHAMEAIKWGTDYFVKAHPEPNVLYGEVGDGDTDHNCWQRPEDMTTSRQAYRLDTQHPGSDLAGETAAAMAAASLVFRRSNPGYANQLLQHSKQLFDFADKYRGRYDASIPVARNYYGSISGYGDELLWAAAWLFHATGEGQYLDYLANHADALGGTGWSTSEFGWDIKYPGVQVLAAKILLQGKAGAHAAVLRRYRQKADFFACSCLGKQWGSGDVQRTPGGLMYHQKWNNLQFVTSASFLLAAYSDSLASAHVQCSSGSAAPSELLAFAKSQVDYILGSNPRGTSYMVGYGNVYPREAHHRGASIVSVKSNPAFVSCHDGYSSWYGRKGSNPNLLDGAIVGGPDEHDNFSDERNNYEQTEATTYNSAPFMGVLARLAAGHGGGGRFGRSLSDELATAAVERDNQTSILSAADVEDKHASLMVIEQKATRSWTEKGRTYRRYVATVTNRSPNKTAHELHIGIAKLYGPVWGLDKARYGYVLPGAAPSVPAGGSVVFVYVHAAPPANVWVTGYKLV